In Ananas comosus cultivar F153 linkage group 10, ASM154086v1, whole genome shotgun sequence, the sequence CTATCCACCACACAGCTAGCCGTTAGGAGTCTCTTTTATCATCTCTCCCTGTCAATTGCGCTAACCTCAATAGATCATGatcacaaaatatataaatggtATTTTCACATGAGAAAAAGGaggaaatgtttttttttttggtagagaATAAATCTGTAGATAATTCGTTCATTAAAAAAGTGAAACTTTGATTACAAGCGAACAATTTTAGAGAAGCAAATAAAAACACATTTTCACAATTTCCAAAACTAAATCCAAacctaagaaataaaaaaggaaagatatATAGATTGGTCTTCTAAACCTACACATGTACTAAAAAAGTACATCAAGCTTCTAAACTAAAAGCTTGTTGTCACGGTCTTAGTGTTTCTGTTCGCAAAacccgtgcggcgcccgccttcctgTTCAAAGATGAGTAAGTCTTCATCCCTGTTGCTAGTCTgaaccttcgcgtcctacgactaaatatgcaaaaggaatgacaaagagaaagaggcggagattctctcaaaaagctaagtactacactactttgaaaatgaaaattacaacctacaaacacaatctctcttgtgtgttttgGCCTTACCCAAACCTCACTATTTATAGGCTCTTAGATACATTGAATCTAGCTTATACTAACTCGCCATTAAAGCATCCATTAACTCACCCTCGTAATAAGCCATAAGCCCAAGAGTCACCCTATTAACTTTTGGGAGTTTCATAATCCTTGAGTTTCCATCATTGATGGAAGAAGTTACAAAACCCTTCGTCTTCCCACAGCAGGTTGGGTTCGGGTCTCTTTAACGACCCGCTCCGCTAGCAGATTTGGGCTACTGTCAAGGAGAAGTCAGCGGGAaacattttgtccgtgacattcTTTCCAACCAAACGCGCAGGCGCCCTCGTCGCGCACCGAGTCGCTCTCGGTCCGTATAGCCTTCCGCGCGATCCGTTGTGCCTTCGCGCCCGAACAGCCCTGTTCCTCGCTCACAATGTCCACATCTGTCTCCGCACCAGCACCTAGTGCCTTGCCCCTCTGAGCAAGTGCACCAGCGAGCCTGCTGTGCGAAGAGTTCACCGGatgtgcatgtcctccgcgacacgcaCGCGCACTCTGCCAACCTGCAGAATGCCCCGAGTGTGCATGTCCTCTGCGACACCTACGCATACTCCGCCAAGCTGCAGAACGCCTTTTGGTCCTCGCATGCTCCTTGACAAAATGACTTGCACTTTGCTTGGACGCTATCCATTTCAACGCCACATGAGACTTGACAGTCTTACTGCTGCTCAGGCCTTCCTCCGCGAGGTCCTTAGCCTTCCCGCGCTTCACCTCCTTGTAAAGCTGCAGGGCAGTAAGGGTTGAACTCTCGTTGCGCCTTTTTACGTCCCCTATATCACGGCAAtctcccccacctttggcctCGCTCGCCTTTGGTGTTTCACCTCGATCGCTCTCGGTTCGCTCAGGTAGTGACTCCCTCGTCTTAAGGTCCTCGACCTCCTTGACCTCGACACCGATGTCCTGAAGCAGCACATCTCGCACATCCCGTTCGTTGTTGCGACGGGCAAGGCTCACCTTGAACTGCTCCAGACGATGGCGGAATGTTGCCATAGTTGCAACAATATCTATCTTCATCAAATAAAACCCATCCTCCAACATCCCCATATGTTGGGATAGGTCGGAGTAGCGCTCCTCCGCGCTCGCAGCAGAGTCCTCCAGCACGCCTACGCGGTCATCAAGCAAGACGGACTCTCTCGCCAGAGTCCGCGGCTCCTTACTCTTGCCGTGCTTGGTTGCCCTGGACTCAGGCACAACGTCAACGACGACAGTTTCCGACGAAAACATGGTTCCTCCTTTaaccggctctgatactaactgtcacggccttagcgtttCTGTTCGCatagcccgtgcggcgcccgccttcctgctcgaaaaTGGACAAGCCTTCGTCCCTGTTGCTAGCCTGAACCTTCGCGTCCTATGACTAAATATGCAAAGGGAATGACAAAAAGAAAGAGGCAGAGATTCTCTCAAAaagctaagtactacactacttagaaaatgagaattacaacctacaaacacaatctctcttgtgtgttttgactttagccaaaccccactatttataggctCCTAGATACATTGAATCTAGCCTATACTAACTCGCCATTAAAGCACCCATTAACTCACCCTCATAATGAGCCATAAACCCAATAATCACCCTATTAACTCTTgggagtttcataacccttgagtttccATCATTGATGGAAGAAGTTACAAAATCCTTCGCCTTTCCATAgcgggttgggttcgggtctCTTTAACGACCCACTCCGTTagcagatttgggccactgtcaaggagaagtcagtgaaaaatattttgtccgtgacactGTGAtggaaataaaaaacaaaataaaggcAAATACAAGGGAAAAGGCAATTATCCTTATCTCGATCTAGCTCCTGATTTCGAACCAcatcaaaatattttcttttttgaatctACCAAATTTCAAAGAATGTATGTGAAGACCCCGATGTCCAGCAAAAACAGAAGAAGGAAAGATTCAAATATAGGAAAAAACAAGTatgaaaaagacaaaaatttatttaaatgactgtgtaaaataaaaacatatggaAAATAACAACTCTATACAACTTTAGGCTACAAGGCTTCTCCACATCTTATTCCATCTCCAAGAATAGAATTTTACATCAATTAAATAGTATTTTGCAAGCCAGCAGTCTTTGTCAATAGTGTTATGTTATGTCAAGGAAAGAGACATAAACCTAGTTTGGTAATATAACGGCTAAAATTACTACTTTTATATTATCAacgattcaaaatatttaaaagtatttttaacttttctttctaatactgtaaaattataattgaaaTTGTGAACCTATTGTAATTTTGTAGtattggagaaaaaaaagattggaaGCTCTTCTAAAGCTTTTGATCCTTCAAAgcattaaaaagatatttttaactGCCAAATTACCAACTTGGATTATagaaatttaagaaaattttatagaatgcTTCATGGTTTAGCCAAAGCTAGTCTATTTAATTTACAAACATGTAGTTTAAAGCGTAACACTTTATCTcctatatttgttattttgacTTTTCATTAGAACTTAGTTAGCATCAAATTAAGCAGCAATGCAGCATTAAAAGTGTGATCTCCATAATATGTGATCTAGGTAAAATTTTGAGATAtcatttttagtaaatttggcctattatactatatatagcaCTTTATGGTTCAAAATTAGTTCAACTTTACTATCCGAGTTGATGATATTTTAGTACTTGATCTTTATCAAAAACTGCCAATTCATAGGCCAACCGAACCTGTAACTAAAAATACTTTCTCAAGTTCTCGCAAATTTggattacacacacacacacacacacacacacacacacacacacacacacacacacacgatcTCCtctactttcgaaagtacgaaaaTTTTTAGTGCTtgtaatttattttcgatgatgggacatttGATTTGACAATCAAGTCCATTAGGCATAATTTacgttattggaactatctaaaaaccaaatttaataattttttgatattatttatcaagCTATCCAAAGGttttaaaatgactattttaacggtcaacatggcacatttttaagttcaatgatataaaacaattcaaattatatgaaactttaataaaaaaaatctacctaaaatcaataataagatcaatacttcagatttaaaatttgagtcttttattacttttttttataaaatttttattttcagttgtcCATTTTAAGGCTACTcattcactaggtaaatgaagtcaaaaaattatgaaatttgctttctagatagttccaatagcataaaTCATATCTAATGGAACCGAACTCCAAATTGAATGtcccattatcgaaaataatttggaaGCATAGAGACCtctgtatttttaaaagcataggagcctagttctatatatcaTTTTTGATGGAAAGCACtatgagttaaatatatcaCACTATATATTCCTGCGTCCATTAGGTGCATTTTTcgtgcataaaaaatttatgttccCTATTTCTATAATGTGAAATGAGATAATCCCTAACGTGTAATTTCATGCACGATTTAAAACTCCCTGTTAGTTGCTCCATCACACCAACTCATGAAATTATTCCCCTCTTGGACCACAATTTGATAGTGATATGTCTAcagttttcttttctcttttttggttttttttgttctctctcaAGCACTAAAAACCACACACGCAGTTTTAAAACTTGACTTTATTTGTTGACTCACTGTGAGTGTATTTGCACCTCACAAATGCTATAGACGTACTTTCCACGCTGTAGTCGTCGACGTAGCCGAGACGTGTACGTTGCGaatatttatgaaaaattttattacgCAACATTAACGATGATATTTGTAACAGTTGACCACTTCTAAAGATTGTGTTAACTCAATAAGATACAAATTCGAATCATGTTTAAGCGAAAAATGTAACTGTGTTGTGGCTTATTAAGGTTTTATTCcaaaaggaaaatgaaaaaagatcgcttccttttttaaaaaaataaacaggtTAAAATATTTGGAGACTCTCTCAAAGATGGGCTTTTTTGAAATAGGCCCTTGcacaaattcttttttatttgttaactAGCAAGCGATTAACCCGCACTGCCACTGAGAACAAGTTAGAGCTGTGGATTGGGCAAAATTACTAACTAAAACAATAAAACTTTCTAGTTTAATTGACTGATACTTTAAACTGAAACAAATAAAGCTAAAAGAACATtcgaaaattataataaagttcagAGACCTATTTCTAAATAACCGATGTAGTTTATGAAGTCTCAACATTTTTACCTTTACTAGAACCTCCACAGTAGCATCTTAttccagaaaaaataaaatattgaattaGAACTTCTACTTCTGTTGTGAAGTTATGCATCAGAATTTTCAAAAGAGGCGATATTCTCCCCCACATGGTTACAAAATAAAAGCAGAACAAGGCATTAATCCTCTTATATATTGGTGTAGAACATCACAAGCACAGAAATATACTGTTCATTTGAACTAAACTGCATCCTAGCATTtatacaaatacataatttcCAATCTTACACAAATCGTAATCCCTTTCACATTTTAAAATAACAGACAAATACACACAGAGATAAATCTATTTAATCTAGTAAGAAATATGCCCTTGCTTTTGCCAGGCATTTTGTCACGAAAAGCCGTGAGCCAAAATATGTGTGGTAGTATTTAAAAACTTCATAAGCTTTGCTGTTTCAATTTCTTCTCCATCCAGTATATAATATCCAAGCCAATTTCATCTCGCTCTGGCTCGAATAGTAAATCGTGTAAGAAGCCGTCATAGAGCCTTATATCCTTGTATGTTGATGGGGCCTCGTTGTACAAATCTTGAGAAGCCAATGGGTCAGTCACCCGATCGGCCGTTCCGTGGAGGACGAAGAATGGGACAGTCACGGACTTAATGTTCTGCAGCAAATAAGATGACATGCGAAGTATCTCATGGCCCGTCCTAACCCTAATTGGACCTGTGTAGACCAAAGGATCAGTGTATTTGGCTATCATAGCTGCGGGGTCCCTTGAAACAGGAATGCCCCTTTTGTTCGCTCCCTTGAATTGGAACTTTGGGGCTACAAGCGAAAAGATTGGTGCCACAGCCTGCAGAAAAAGATAAAGCGTATCATTAATTATAGCTGTTCTTGttagagaagcaaaagcaaATTGAGCGATTGTTTAACATCATCTACAAGCAAATATAATCTAGGATGCAGCaaaccatatatatatcaatGTCACTGTTCCCAACTTCAACACCCATGTTAAATTGAAATCTATATGTTACCAGATTCCCGTCAATTACAACATTCATCTCTCTGTTTATCGGAGAGTTTCCTGTATATTATAGACTAATGAGAATTAGCATGTCTCACATGCAAGAAAATGGTGATAGTGGATATTACCCCAACTATAGGATGAGCAGGCTTTACTCGCAATGCTGGTGAGGTGAGTATAATTCCTTCTATCATGGCTTCAATATGAGGATAGGATGCCGCCtgaaaaaaattgtaaagaCACTGCTTAAGAAACCAAGAAACAACTGAAACTCAACCCAAAATGAAATAATTTCTATATGAATACTACCTTCACAACAACAGCTCCACCGGTAGAATGGCCAAAGAGGAAACATGGAACACCAGGATTCTCCAACTTAATTTTCTCCAGGAACATTATCTGTTTATTGCCATATAATTAAATCCAGCATCAGATAAGCATAAATGTTCAGTTTCAACTTTTGAAAACTTTCAAATAATTGGAAAGGAAAGAAACTTACTGTGTCTTCAACAACATAATCTAATGAAGGTACATATCCATGCAATCCATCGCTTCCACCATGGCCTGTCAAAGGAATGttagtttactttttttatttcaatgtAAGTTTCCATAATTTATGACTTTTTGAGGATAGCAATCCAGAAGCATGATTTAGACTAATTGACATAAGGAAATTGGAGATAAAAAGCAGCATGAtctagaaggaaaagaaaaagttctctctctcaaataaatttttaaaaaaaggagggATAAAGCATTGATTCCACCGGGAACTGATTCCACAAGAGTGATGCCATCAGAATATGAAACCTTTTGCTTTCAGGGAGAACCACTGAACCAGCTAAAAAGAGAAATATCATGCATTCAATAATGAAGTAGAACTGTACCCACCTATCCAATCCATTGCATATACTCCAAATTGGCATGATGTTAGCTGCTCTGCAAAATGTACATATCTTCCACtggcaaaaagaaaaatcaacatGTATCAGATAAGGTTCTCAATAACTAGGATATTATTTCTTTTGATAAAAGGCACCTTTTGCAATTGGCTGCTGCTTCAGCATATATCCAGGCAAAAGTGTAGAATTTAGAGAAGAATAAATATGAAGACAGGATCAATATAAGATTATATGGTCATTGTTCTCAGGCTTTTTAAGCGAATTGACCAAATTAGCGTATCCAATAGCAAATTGGATGTCGCCGGAGAGCCTGCCACCATTAGCTATCAAAGTCTAAGTGTGACTTTGTGTGagcaaaattacaaaattgatCGGAAAGTATGGTCATAACTTGCTCACCTATGCTCATTGAGCCCATGTATAACCAATAAAATACCcctgaaaaaattaattaaaaagatcaGTGAACAATGATTTTAAggtacaaaaaataaagaaaatcagTAACAAATTAACTTAAATGAAACATGGAACATCGTCGCAATTGTATATCgctccaagaaaaaaaattcttcaacTATGTATATCGCACGTAGGAAATGGAATATGCAAACTTTCTAATGATAAAAgagattaaagaaagaaaatatttatccACAGTTTTCATAGCAAGATTGTGATATGAGACTTATATGCAAAAGTCGACAATCAAACATTTATAGTTTGCCTCTCCA encodes:
- the LOC109716604 gene encoding uncharacterized protein LOC109716604, producing MFPSLFFCASPSPSPSPSPSPFIRIKKKRSLWKRGEIEEITMERSVQQVEELTSGASGRIIPVCRNIRRSVLSRAALVRFFVFVYSILLGFLLLLRRSSRAAPPLSSPRRKGAGGGRRRGWRAAAAAAEEEDVRRRRALAEEVPMAESSDLGGGGGGEGGGWGRCRWETFVLAGPRRNALFCRSWVPASGDMRGILLVIHGLNEHSGRYVHFAEQLTSCQFGVYAMDWIGHGGSDGLHGYVPSLDYVVEDTIMFLEKIKLENPGVPCFLFGHSTGGAVVVKAASYPHIEAMIEGIILTSPALRVKPAHPIVGAVAPIFSLVAPKFQFKGANKRGIPVSRDPAAMIAKYTDPLVYTGPIRVRTGHEILRMSSYLLQNIKSVTVPFFVLHGTADRVTDPLASQDLYNEAPSTYKDIRLYDGFLHDLLFEPERDEIGLDIIYWMEKKLKQQSL